In one window of Fictibacillus phosphorivorans DNA:
- a CDS encoding sugar ABC transporter ATP-binding protein, translated as MTILSLTSIQKSFGEQIVLKGVDFTVKSGEVHALLGANGAGKSTLMKILSGDYERDGGKITLNEKDLTIKTPAHAKAAGIEMVVQEVDTALVSSLSIAENVTMNTFIKGPAFFSWKKRYKVAQELLSRVGLKLDPAVPLSRCSLAEKQLVLIAKAISEDISFIILDEPTAALSTKEAQHLFTVLRELQKQDVGIIYISHRLPEIMELSTRVTVLKDGYVTLSKETSHCSSEEIVRAMLGNELVELLNDEEDRILGDTLLEAKQFRVPTTGETVSLSVREGEIVGVAGLVGAGKTETARALFGADPSKDSLYLKGKKVRISNPQKAISTGIGFVPEERRKEGILVDYNVVENLTLPVLKQFTKFGFIQRKQEKTEAEKWIKQLGIKTQKSSLLLNHLSGGNQQKASIGKWLLTDGDVFIFDEPTKGIDVGAKQDVFQCIKNLADNKKGVLYFTSEVQELLAFCDRILVMYDGKIAGELNKHEATTEKIMHYATGGHYGTVRS; from the coding sequence ATGACGATACTCTCATTAACTTCTATACAAAAATCTTTTGGTGAACAGATTGTATTAAAAGGAGTGGACTTTACCGTAAAAAGCGGTGAGGTCCATGCTCTTTTAGGAGCCAATGGTGCTGGTAAGAGTACCCTCATGAAGATACTCTCTGGCGATTATGAGCGTGATGGCGGTAAGATCACATTGAATGAAAAAGATCTGACGATTAAAACACCCGCTCATGCAAAAGCAGCTGGCATTGAAATGGTTGTGCAAGAGGTAGATACTGCCCTCGTCTCTTCGTTAAGCATCGCGGAAAACGTAACGATGAATACCTTTATTAAAGGTCCTGCCTTTTTTTCTTGGAAAAAAAGATATAAAGTGGCTCAAGAGCTATTGAGCAGAGTAGGTTTAAAACTTGATCCAGCCGTCCCCCTCTCTCGATGTTCTTTAGCAGAGAAACAATTGGTACTCATCGCAAAAGCAATTTCCGAAGACATTTCTTTTATTATTTTAGATGAACCTACAGCCGCACTTAGTACGAAAGAAGCTCAACACCTGTTTACTGTTCTTCGTGAACTTCAGAAGCAAGATGTGGGCATCATTTATATCTCACACCGCTTACCTGAAATTATGGAACTGTCAACAAGAGTAACGGTCTTAAAAGATGGGTACGTGACTCTATCGAAAGAAACATCTCACTGTTCTTCTGAAGAGATCGTTCGTGCGATGCTAGGCAACGAATTGGTTGAATTACTAAACGATGAAGAAGATAGAATACTAGGCGATACCCTTTTAGAAGCAAAGCAGTTCAGAGTTCCTACTACAGGTGAAACCGTATCTCTATCTGTTCGAGAAGGAGAAATTGTTGGTGTTGCGGGATTAGTGGGTGCAGGTAAGACAGAAACGGCAAGAGCATTGTTTGGTGCAGACCCATCAAAAGATTCGCTTTACTTGAAAGGAAAAAAAGTAAGAATATCGAATCCTCAAAAAGCGATTTCGACCGGTATTGGGTTCGTACCAGAAGAACGACGTAAAGAAGGAATTCTTGTTGATTACAATGTGGTTGAAAACTTAACCTTGCCTGTCTTAAAACAGTTTACTAAGTTTGGATTTATCCAAAGAAAACAAGAAAAAACAGAAGCAGAAAAATGGATCAAACAGCTCGGTATCAAGACACAAAAATCCTCACTCTTGCTGAACCATCTTAGTGGAGGTAATCAACAGAAAGCATCGATCGGCAAATGGCTTCTTACTGACGGAGATGTATTTATTTTCGATGAGCCGACTAAAGGTATTGATGTTGGGGCTAAGCAAGATGTGTTTCAATGCATCAAGAACTTAGCTGACAACAAAAAAGGAGTCCTCTATTTTACGAGTGAGGTACAAGAGTTGCTGGCTTTTTGTGACCGAATCCTTGTTATGTATGATGGGAAAATTGCCGGAGAATTAAACAAACACGAAGCTACCACTGAAAAAATTATGCACTATGCAACTGGAGGTCATTATGGCACAGTACGTTCATAA
- a CDS encoding SDR family oxidoreductase, whose amino-acid sequence MDLGLKGKNVLVLASSKGLGKACALEFAREGANVMLTSRDEEQLSLTAEEIKRETGAVVTYKKCDITQRNEIDELVATAVEEFGSVDVLVNNAGGPPAGTFNDFEDEHWQGAFELTLLSLVRSVRAVTPNMIKNGGGRIVNIASSSFKQPIDGLILSNTFRTAINGLSKSLSQELGKDGILINTIGPGRIGTDRVGELDQMMADKKGVSAEEVRTSMESGIPLGRYGEPAEFAKMVVFLCSDANTYITGQSLLIDGGMVKAL is encoded by the coding sequence ATGGATCTAGGCCTAAAAGGAAAAAATGTACTCGTTCTTGCTTCAAGTAAGGGACTTGGAAAAGCTTGTGCATTGGAGTTTGCCCGAGAAGGTGCGAACGTGATGCTAACAAGCCGTGATGAAGAGCAGCTTTCTTTGACAGCGGAAGAGATTAAGCGGGAAACAGGCGCAGTGGTTACTTATAAAAAATGTGACATCACACAGCGTAATGAGATCGATGAGCTTGTAGCAACAGCAGTTGAGGAATTTGGCAGTGTCGACGTGCTCGTGAACAATGCAGGAGGTCCTCCTGCTGGTACGTTTAATGATTTTGAGGATGAGCATTGGCAGGGTGCCTTTGAGTTAACATTACTCAGTCTTGTGCGTTCTGTTCGAGCGGTTACACCTAACATGATAAAAAACGGTGGAGGACGCATCGTGAACATCGCTTCTTCGTCCTTTAAACAGCCGATCGACGGACTTATCTTATCTAACACTTTCCGAACAGCCATTAACGGATTATCAAAGAGTCTTTCACAAGAGCTAGGGAAAGATGGCATTTTGATTAATACCATCGGCCCGGGGCGAATCGGAACGGATCGAGTAGGTGAATTAGACCAAATGATGGCTGATAAAAAAGGCGTTTCCGCTGAAGAGGTAAGAACTTCCATGGAAAGCGGTATCCCACTTGGCCGATACGGTGAACCTGCAGAGTTTGCTAAGATGGTGGTATTCCTTTGCTCAGATGCAAACACCTATATAACGGGGCAGTCACTGCTGATCGATGGCGGTATGGTGAAAGCACTATAA
- a CDS encoding NAD-dependent succinate-semialdehyde dehydrogenase, giving the protein MEKLLYINGSWTGDSLEKIEVFNPANGEVVGTVASCGKEETDAAIEAAHEAFPSWSKLTAYERADYLMKLHDLMIEQKEELAELMTLEMGKPLKESVGEVMYAASFIKWYAEEGKRIYGRTIPSSAENKRMQVLRQPVGVVAAITPWNFPAAMITRKLGPALAAGCTFIVKPPKETPLTAIKLVELADQAGFPKGVINLVTGSSSVIGKAIMDSEKVRKVTFTGSTEIGKKLIEQSAATVKNVSMELGGHAPAVVLEDADLNKAVAGIVASKFRNAGQTCICINRVYVQESVYEEFVELVAAEAKKLKVGNGLEEGTDIGPIINKDGYEKISEHVENAVSNGAECVTGGKGRADNGGYYYEPTVLKNVSQDMLIMNEETFGPVIPIHKISSVEEGIRLANTSPFGLAAYVYTESMSKGTQVVEGLDYGIIGWNDGVPSAAQAPFGGMKESGLGREGGVEGMEAYLETKYVSFVL; this is encoded by the coding sequence ATGGAAAAGCTGCTTTATATTAACGGTTCATGGACAGGAGATTCTCTTGAAAAAATAGAGGTGTTCAATCCTGCTAATGGTGAAGTGGTTGGAACTGTAGCGTCTTGTGGGAAAGAGGAAACGGATGCTGCAATTGAGGCAGCACACGAAGCATTTCCGAGCTGGTCAAAGTTAACTGCTTATGAGCGCGCTGACTATTTGATGAAACTGCATGACTTAATGATCGAACAAAAAGAAGAATTAGCAGAACTAATGACTCTTGAGATGGGAAAACCGTTAAAAGAATCTGTCGGGGAAGTGATGTATGCTGCTTCTTTTATTAAATGGTATGCAGAAGAAGGTAAGCGCATCTACGGTCGTACGATTCCTTCAAGTGCAGAAAATAAGAGAATGCAAGTATTACGCCAGCCTGTTGGGGTCGTTGCAGCCATCACTCCATGGAATTTTCCTGCAGCAATGATCACAAGAAAACTCGGTCCGGCGCTCGCAGCTGGCTGTACGTTTATCGTAAAGCCACCGAAAGAAACCCCATTAACAGCGATTAAGTTAGTCGAACTAGCCGATCAAGCAGGCTTTCCAAAAGGTGTTATCAATCTTGTAACAGGATCTTCTTCTGTGATCGGTAAAGCTATTATGGATTCGGAGAAAGTTAGAAAAGTAACCTTCACTGGCTCTACAGAGATCGGAAAGAAATTGATCGAGCAAAGTGCCGCAACTGTAAAGAACGTTTCTATGGAATTAGGCGGACATGCTCCAGCAGTTGTTCTTGAGGATGCAGACTTAAATAAAGCTGTCGCTGGAATCGTAGCTTCTAAGTTTCGTAACGCAGGTCAAACGTGTATCTGTATCAACCGAGTATATGTGCAAGAAAGTGTTTATGAGGAGTTTGTAGAACTTGTAGCAGCTGAAGCTAAGAAATTAAAAGTAGGAAACGGTTTGGAAGAAGGTACAGATATTGGTCCGATCATCAACAAAGACGGGTATGAAAAGATATCCGAGCACGTAGAAAATGCTGTTTCAAATGGTGCAGAGTGTGTAACAGGCGGAAAAGGAAGAGCAGATAACGGTGGGTATTATTACGAGCCGACGGTCTTAAAGAATGTTTCACAAGATATGCTGATCATGAATGAAGAAACGTTCGGTCCGGTCATTCCCATTCACAAGATCAGCAGTGTTGAAGAAGGGATCCGACTTGCAAACACAAGTCCGTTCGGTTTAGCGGCATATGTTTATACAGAGAGTATGTCCAAAGGAACTCAAGTTGTTGAAGGTTTAGATTACGGAATCATCGGCTGGAACGATGGTGTACCTTCTGCTGCACAAGCACCGTTCGGAGGTATGAAAGAGAGCGGTCTTGGCCGTGAAGGTGGAGTGGAAGGTATGGAAGCGTATCTTGAAACGAAATATGTAAGTTTCGTATTATAA
- a CDS encoding DUF1516 family protein codes for MIHAHVTSWFLALILFFVTYMLYKKNAGKKSKILHMILRVLYLAILATGGHMLAGYLTDPGIVNQGPIIIKGTLGVVLIGLMEIILVQRKRGESRLLNWVFFWITLLLVLFYGYSVLG; via the coding sequence ATGATTCATGCTCACGTAACATCATGGTTCCTGGCGTTAATTTTGTTTTTTGTAACGTATATGCTATACAAAAAAAATGCCGGAAAAAAATCAAAAATTTTGCATATGATCCTGCGCGTTTTGTACTTAGCGATCCTTGCGACAGGAGGCCACATGCTTGCTGGCTATCTAACGGATCCTGGTATAGTTAATCAAGGGCCGATTATTATCAAAGGAACATTAGGAGTTGTTCTCATCGGTTTGATGGAGATCATCCTTGTTCAAAGAAAACGTGGTGAAAGCCGTCTGCTGAACTGGGTGTTTTTCTGGATCACTTTATTGTTAGTCTTATTCTACGGTTATTCCGTTCTTGGTTAA
- a CDS encoding sugar ABC transporter substrate-binding protein gives MKALRPYKVLATACLTTALFLTGCTNEQDALSNKTEAKPTVANESQSKQTNTASTSSKVPEQLQKPLKIASINQFSIGTFSSQYISGVKKQVEEFGGEVQVYNADNDLSKMAAYVETAVNQQVDGILIDHGRADAIAPSVKKAVAAGIPVVAFDSDINIPGVTVIDQDDYSLSWNALRSMAQDLNGKGEIVYVWVGGFTPMERRNVMYEAFKKRYPSIKEIARFGTATQNTALDTQSQMEALLQKYPKKGDIDAVFAPWDEFAKGVTRAIQQAGRDEIKVYGIDLSDEDLQLMQEANSPWVSTAATDPADVGKLQVRFLYQKVAGEETPQIYSVQPHLVEKEDLPKSNVSMDEIGKYVEGWGKSDAGTSPWMENLSKDNKK, from the coding sequence ATGAAAGCATTGAGACCTTATAAAGTCTTGGCAACCGCTTGCCTTACTACTGCCTTGTTCTTAACAGGATGCACAAATGAACAAGATGCTCTTTCCAACAAAACAGAAGCGAAACCTACTGTAGCTAATGAGTCACAATCAAAACAAACAAATACTGCTTCAACATCAAGCAAAGTTCCGGAACAGCTTCAGAAGCCTTTAAAGATCGCTTCGATCAACCAGTTCTCTATCGGAACGTTCTCCTCTCAATATATTAGTGGTGTAAAGAAGCAAGTGGAAGAGTTCGGTGGTGAGGTGCAGGTCTATAACGCTGATAATGACCTTTCAAAAATGGCAGCATATGTAGAAACAGCCGTTAACCAACAAGTAGATGGAATCTTAATTGATCATGGTCGTGCTGATGCGATCGCACCAAGTGTAAAAAAAGCAGTTGCAGCAGGAATTCCTGTTGTTGCTTTTGATAGTGATATCAACATACCAGGTGTAACCGTTATCGACCAGGATGATTATAGCCTTTCGTGGAATGCTCTGCGAAGCATGGCGCAAGACTTAAATGGAAAAGGTGAGATTGTATACGTTTGGGTAGGTGGTTTCACACCGATGGAAAGAAGAAACGTTATGTATGAAGCCTTCAAGAAACGTTATCCTTCGATCAAAGAGATCGCGCGTTTTGGTACAGCAACACAGAATACAGCGCTTGATACACAATCACAAATGGAAGCCCTGTTGCAAAAGTATCCTAAAAAAGGTGACATTGACGCAGTATTCGCTCCTTGGGACGAATTTGCTAAAGGTGTGACACGTGCGATTCAACAAGCCGGACGTGATGAGATAAAAGTATACGGAATCGACCTTAGTGATGAAGATCTGCAACTGATGCAAGAAGCAAATAGTCCTTGGGTGTCAACGGCAGCTACAGATCCTGCTGATGTTGGAAAATTACAAGTACGCTTTCTCTACCAAAAAGTAGCCGGTGAAGAAACACCACAGATCTATAGTGTTCAACCTCACCTTGTTGAAAAAGAAGATCTACCTAAGTCCAACGTATCTATGGATGAGATCGGTAAGTATGTAGAAGGCTGGGGCAAATCTGATGCCGGAACATCTCCGTGGATGGAAAACTTAAGTAAGGATAATAAAAAATGA
- a CDS encoding EAL and GGDEF domain-containing protein: MKEMDEYLALSHLIKMNTKEMEELNDNLIESEQRYKSLFDHNPDMIYSMDLKGYITSVNHALVQSLEYSEEELLSTHALQFVCDEDHKRVVEHFKLAIHDKPQNFVASIMKKDGGHILSSITNIPIVVNDQVVGVYGIGKNITWQQKAEEEIEQLAFHDSLTGLPNRSLFEKRLRELVSESDHSNQLLAVMFVDIDHFKIINESLGHHIGDVVLRHVSNQLRQVIHSQDLLCRFAGDLFTLILTIEKPADVIDTADRIEEALQLPIYLDGQEYTVSTSIGVSIYPNDSTSADILIKNADTALHKAKEKGRGKREFFTGDMNAFTLERLKLEGFLRKAVQKGELEPYFQPQYCLKTEKILGFEALVRWNHPELGLVSPMQFIPLAEEIGLIDEIGRFVLFESCKQLKRWHDSVAPYLSVSVNVSGRQFQRLSFVYEVKEAIETAGISAEYLHLELTESTMIQNVQYSISIMQELRELGVRLSIDDFGTGYSSLSYLKDFPVDYLKIDQSFIRHLSDDFFNTSDAAIIKAIIMMCEGLSLSTVAEGVETHEQMKLLQEYGCHTAQGYIISKPMPACEASEFLRNFLSVKNSTTP, translated from the coding sequence ATGAAAGAGATGGATGAATATTTAGCGCTATCTCATTTAATAAAGATGAATACGAAAGAGATGGAAGAGCTTAATGATAATTTAATCGAATCTGAACAGCGTTATAAGTCGTTGTTCGATCATAATCCAGATATGATCTATTCTATGGATTTAAAAGGGTATATTACGAGTGTTAACCATGCCCTCGTTCAGTCTTTAGAGTATTCAGAAGAAGAGTTGCTATCGACACACGCCCTGCAATTTGTGTGTGATGAAGACCACAAACGGGTCGTTGAACACTTCAAGCTTGCCATACATGATAAACCTCAAAATTTTGTGGCGAGTATTATGAAAAAAGATGGCGGGCATATTTTAAGCAGCATCACGAACATTCCAATCGTCGTAAACGATCAAGTAGTTGGTGTATATGGAATCGGAAAGAACATTACTTGGCAGCAGAAAGCGGAAGAAGAGATCGAACAACTTGCATTTCACGACTCGCTAACAGGTCTGCCAAATCGAAGTTTATTTGAAAAAAGGCTAAGAGAACTCGTTTCTGAAAGTGATCACTCAAACCAATTATTAGCTGTAATGTTTGTGGATATTGATCATTTTAAAATTATTAATGAGAGTTTAGGTCACCATATCGGAGACGTTGTGTTAAGGCATGTAAGCAATCAACTTAGACAGGTGATCCATAGTCAAGACTTGCTATGCCGATTTGCTGGGGACTTATTTACATTAATCTTAACGATTGAAAAACCAGCTGATGTAATCGATACCGCGGATCGCATAGAAGAAGCGCTTCAATTGCCGATCTATCTTGATGGCCAAGAGTATACCGTTAGTACTTCGATTGGGGTAAGCATCTATCCAAATGATAGTACGAGTGCTGATATTCTCATAAAGAATGCTGACACCGCTCTACATAAAGCGAAAGAAAAAGGTAGAGGAAAACGTGAATTTTTTACGGGAGATATGAACGCATTCACCCTTGAGAGATTAAAGCTAGAAGGCTTTTTACGTAAGGCTGTTCAAAAGGGTGAGCTAGAACCTTACTTTCAACCTCAATATTGTTTGAAAACGGAAAAAATTCTTGGGTTTGAGGCACTTGTAAGATGGAATCATCCTGAATTGGGGCTGGTTTCTCCAATGCAGTTCATTCCTTTGGCAGAAGAGATCGGGCTTATTGATGAGATCGGCCGGTTTGTTCTGTTCGAATCTTGTAAACAGCTAAAGAGATGGCATGATAGTGTGGCACCTTATCTTTCTGTTTCTGTTAATGTATCTGGTAGACAGTTTCAAAGGTTATCATTCGTGTATGAAGTAAAAGAAGCGATAGAAACGGCTGGAATATCTGCAGAATATCTACACCTCGAATTAACAGAGAGTACGATGATTCAAAATGTACAATACAGCATCAGCATCATGCAAGAGTTAAGAGAGCTAGGAGTTCGTTTATCGATCGATGATTTTGGTACGGGTTACAGCTCTCTTAGTTACTTAAAAGATTTCCCGGTCGATTATTTAAAAATCGATCAAAGCTTTATAAGACATCTTAGCGATGACTTCTTTAACACGAGTGATGCGGCGATCATTAAAGCGATCATCATGATGTGTGAAGGACTTTCTCTTTCAACAGTGGCAGAAGGTGTAGAAACACATGAACAGATGAAGTTACTTCAAGAGTATGGCTGTCACACGGCTCAAGGATACATAATCAGTAAGCCTATGCCTGCTTGTGAAGCGAGTGAGTTCTTAAGAAATTTCTTATCAGTAAAAAACAGCACAACTCCGTAA
- a CDS encoding ABC transporter permease produces MAQYVHKEHVENDLNTSKLSLQEKIFPFLYRYGTLLVILLTVIGFSLANDKFLSYQNFTDILRSVSIITLLAIGVTISLIVGGFDLSVGSTASLATVTSAAALVLYRQETIIAILIPIAIGLLVGLLNSFFVVKVRLPDLLATLAVMYIINGLHLTFTKGFSIYNNMPLTEGGTAPGVFLPSFLFIGQGEIWSVPVPVIIMLIAVIVVHVILQQTRFGRLLYITGGNEEAARLSGVPVQRYKMYAYLLSAFFATLAGILLAARIGTGQVSAGAPLLMDGVAAAFIGFSVFGAGKPNVIGTFVGAVLIGILLNGLTMLNVPYYAQDIVKGSILIGALAFMYYEKKK; encoded by the coding sequence ATGGCACAGTACGTTCATAAAGAACACGTTGAGAACGATCTAAACACTTCTAAACTCTCACTTCAAGAAAAGATCTTTCCTTTTCTTTACCGATACGGCACCCTTCTTGTCATATTATTAACCGTTATCGGATTTAGTCTAGCAAACGACAAATTCTTAAGCTATCAGAACTTTACGGATATCTTACGCTCTGTTTCTATTATTACGTTGCTTGCGATCGGAGTAACCATATCTTTGATCGTTGGAGGGTTCGACCTTTCCGTCGGATCAACAGCGAGCCTTGCAACGGTTACAAGTGCAGCAGCTCTCGTTCTATATCGCCAAGAAACGATCATCGCCATCCTAATTCCGATTGCGATTGGTCTATTAGTAGGGCTATTAAACTCGTTCTTCGTTGTAAAAGTACGGCTTCCAGATCTACTCGCCACATTAGCAGTGATGTATATCATCAATGGATTGCATCTTACCTTTACAAAGGGTTTTTCGATCTACAACAATATGCCCTTAACAGAAGGTGGAACGGCTCCTGGTGTTTTCCTTCCTTCTTTCTTATTTATTGGTCAAGGTGAGATATGGTCTGTTCCTGTACCTGTTATCATCATGCTGATTGCCGTAATTGTCGTTCATGTCATTCTACAGCAGACTCGCTTCGGCAGATTATTATATATTACAGGTGGAAATGAAGAAGCAGCGCGTTTATCAGGTGTCCCTGTTCAGCGTTACAAGATGTATGCTTATCTTTTATCTGCATTCTTTGCCACTCTTGCAGGTATTCTGTTAGCAGCAAGAATCGGAACGGGTCAAGTTTCTGCTGGCGCACCTTTATTGATGGATGGTGTTGCCGCTGCGTTTATTGGCTTTTCTGTATTTGGTGCTGGAAAACCGAATGTGATCGGCACTTTTGTTGGTGCTGTTTTAATCGGTATCCTTCTTAATGGATTAACGATGTTGAACGTTCCGTATTACGCACAAGATATCGTAAAAGGTTCGATTCTGATCGGCGCACTTGCGTTTATGTATTATGAAAAGAAAAAATAA
- a CDS encoding ornithine--oxo-acid transaminase codes for MKQTETKNTETVISKTEQYGAQNYHPLPIVISVAEGVWVTDPEGNRYMDMLSAYSAVNQGHRHPKIIQALKDQADKVTLTSRAFHNDQLGDFYEKVSSLTKKDMVLPMNTGAEAVETAIKAVRRWAYDVKGVADNQAEIIVCEGNFHGRTMTAVSMSSDPDYQRGFGPMLPGIKVIPYGDLDALKAAITPNTAAFILEPIQGEAGIVIPREGFLKEALDVCKSENVLFVADEIQSGLGRSGKMFACDWEEIEPDMYILGKALGGGVMPISCVAANREILGVFNPGSHGSTFGGNPLSCAVSVASVDVLVEENLVERSLKLGEYFLGELKKIDNPVIKEVRGKGLFIGVELNEPARPYCERLKEQGLLCKETHENVIRFAPPLIISDEDLDWAIERIKKVLSV; via the coding sequence TTGAAACAGACAGAAACGAAAAATACGGAAACTGTAATTTCAAAAACGGAACAATATGGTGCACAAAACTATCATCCCCTTCCTATCGTTATCTCGGTAGCCGAAGGTGTATGGGTAACAGATCCAGAAGGTAACCGCTACATGGACATGCTAAGTGCATACTCTGCGGTAAATCAAGGGCACCGCCACCCTAAAATCATTCAAGCACTAAAAGATCAAGCAGACAAAGTAACACTAACATCACGTGCATTCCATAACGACCAACTTGGAGACTTTTATGAAAAAGTATCAAGTCTAACGAAGAAAGATATGGTATTACCGATGAACACTGGTGCTGAAGCGGTTGAGACAGCAATTAAAGCCGTTCGCCGTTGGGCATATGATGTGAAAGGTGTTGCGGATAATCAAGCTGAGATCATCGTTTGTGAAGGAAACTTCCACGGTCGTACGATGACTGCCGTATCGATGTCATCTGATCCTGATTACCAGCGCGGGTTTGGTCCTATGCTTCCAGGAATCAAAGTGATCCCTTACGGTGACTTAGACGCACTAAAAGCAGCCATTACACCAAATACCGCAGCATTCATTCTAGAACCGATCCAAGGTGAAGCAGGAATCGTTATTCCACGCGAAGGTTTCTTGAAAGAAGCGCTTGATGTTTGTAAGTCTGAAAATGTACTCTTTGTAGCTGATGAAATTCAATCAGGACTTGGACGCTCAGGTAAAATGTTTGCTTGTGACTGGGAAGAGATTGAGCCCGACATGTACATCTTAGGTAAAGCACTTGGCGGCGGCGTAATGCCGATCTCATGTGTAGCAGCAAATCGCGAAATTCTCGGCGTGTTCAATCCTGGATCTCACGGATCAACTTTCGGTGGAAACCCGCTTTCTTGTGCGGTATCTGTCGCTTCTGTAGACGTGCTTGTAGAAGAAAACTTAGTTGAGCGTTCTCTGAAACTTGGTGAATATTTCTTAGGCGAGTTAAAGAAGATTGATAATCCAGTAATCAAAGAAGTCCGCGGTAAAGGTCTGTTTATCGGTGTTGAATTAAACGAACCAGCACGACCTTATTGTGAGCGTTTAAAAGAGCAAGGCTTGTTATGTAAAGAAACACATGAAAACGTTATTCGTTTCGCACCACCATTAATCATTTCTGATGAAGATCTGGATTGGGCGATCGAACGCATTAAAAAGGTACTTTCTGTTTAA
- the mtnA gene encoding S-methyl-5-thioribose-1-phosphate isomerase, whose product MTVAEKWVPSVRYRGNHLLILDQQQLPHHTVYLNVTTIEHVWDAISKLKVRGAPAIGIAAAFGLALWSNSEKEVDHSSFLSKLKKQRDYLASSRPTAVNLFWALDRVVASAERSASVEEAKKNIEAEALLIQEEDENTCRKIGEYALSLLQDGDAVMTICNAGAIATSKYGTALAPFHLAKEQGWNLSVYANETRPVLQGSRLTAWELQANDIDVTLITDNMAAHTLKTKNIKAVIVGCDRVAANGDTANKIGTFGLALQARALGIPFYVACPLSTLDLKTSSGEDIPIEERPEEEVTHLNGVRIAPEGIKVFNPAFDVTPAEYISAIITEKGIVSGNYQEALSTLKEDESIETL is encoded by the coding sequence ATGACTGTAGCTGAAAAGTGGGTTCCTTCTGTTCGATACAGAGGTAACCACCTTCTTATATTAGATCAACAACAACTTCCCCATCATACGGTTTACTTAAATGTAACCACGATTGAACACGTATGGGACGCAATTTCAAAGCTTAAAGTTAGAGGCGCTCCTGCGATCGGAATCGCTGCTGCATTCGGACTTGCACTTTGGAGTAATTCTGAAAAAGAAGTTGATCATTCTTCGTTTCTATCAAAATTGAAAAAACAAAGAGATTACTTAGCTTCCTCTCGCCCAACTGCTGTTAATTTATTCTGGGCGTTAGACCGTGTTGTCGCATCTGCCGAACGATCCGCTTCTGTAGAAGAGGCGAAAAAAAACATTGAAGCTGAAGCACTCTTGATTCAAGAAGAAGACGAAAATACATGCAGAAAGATTGGTGAGTACGCGTTATCCCTTCTTCAAGACGGAGATGCTGTCATGACGATCTGTAATGCAGGTGCAATCGCAACAAGCAAATATGGAACTGCTTTAGCCCCTTTTCATCTTGCGAAAGAGCAAGGCTGGAATCTTTCTGTATACGCGAACGAAACGCGTCCTGTCTTGCAAGGATCCCGTTTAACCGCATGGGAGCTTCAAGCAAACGATATTGATGTGACGCTAATTACGGATAATATGGCAGCGCACACTTTAAAAACAAAGAATATCAAAGCCGTTATCGTTGGATGTGATCGCGTGGCAGCAAACGGGGATACAGCTAACAAAATCGGGACTTTTGGTCTTGCACTTCAAGCGAGAGCACTCGGAATTCCCTTTTATGTAGCATGTCCTCTATCTACGTTAGATCTCAAAACATCTAGCGGCGAGGATATTCCGATCGAAGAACGCCCTGAAGAAGAAGTCACGCACCTAAACGGAGTTCGCATTGCTCCAGAAGGAATTAAAGTCTTCAATCCAGCTTTCGATGTAACTCCCGCTGAATACATATCAGCAATCATTACAGAAAAAGGAATCGTGAGCGGTAATTATCAAGAAGCCCTATCTACACTTAAGGAGGATGAAAGCATTGAGACCTTATAA